In Glycine max cultivar Williams 82 chromosome 4, Glycine_max_v4.0, whole genome shotgun sequence, the genomic stretch taaatttgagtttttgttattataaatgCAATATTTGCATGCACTTAaattttttgtgtttataattgctactttttaaataaatttattgtaaaaatcaaaaaaattattttaaattaatattttaatcattttgaagatattatttcaattatgtgatattaGTTTTTACTATTACTACTCCTTgttcttttatattaattccATTACTTGTTACTTTTTAAGGTCATTTAACTAtaagaatttttatatatttgagactttatatgttttaatttaattattattagaattatttatctatataagaatcattatttatctattagactttgcatgtagtcctaatttttttttatattattacatgtttctttttatatgttactttttctcattcttaatgaATTtggaaagataattttatttaataattgtaaATATTCTATTATTGAATACCTTaccatattataataaatttcttaataataatagtaaatatttttcataataatcaattataagacattaggatttttttcaaataaatttagatattaaagaataataaatattcgTTACGtatcataaatattaaaagtaatgtttattttattattattttatttgtatattactTATATGTTACATGTAATTAGTATCGTAAATTATGTACTATTTAACATACTTTTTCCATTAAAATACCAGTGAAGTTTTTGCGTCAATTTAATTGTCATTTTAATAcatagagaaaataattttgaaacacACTAAAGTAAACCTACTACCACTTCGGTGTACTACTCTAAATATCATCTATAACAAGGACtcttcatgataaaaaaaatttataagttgatgatataaaataaaagttaaattaattattgattttttgttgctAAAAATGTGcacactatttatttataatatagcagaaaaaaaataaaaacatatacaaaatagttcaatgatgataatgatcaaaacataaataaacataatagtaaaataagaaatgaaaagaaaaaatgcataAAGTTACATACGTGGAGAGAACacataacaataatataaaaacattttagatattaaaattaatttatgtaatttatataatttacgtATTAATTGAtagaattatattaatttatacaattattgtaaaaaaatctgtatatcaaaatcaatttataaaatattttatgtaaataatttatatattaatttatgaaatataattataaattgaaaaaattaaaacaaaaatatgtaagctattaaaaataaaatatataaaataatataaaataaaatttaaaagatttatatattaaatattttttcaatttataaatttttataattaaaaaagcatactagtgatatatataaaatagtgtttataaaattaactaatcaaAGTAGGTATTTTAGTGATTTATttccttatttttaaataaatgatcaTCAGTCATGCCAAAAGcaatatgaaaaataagaataagaagattaaatattttggtttaaaaatagaaattaaaattgcagatttaaattataggaaaaataaaattccagtTTAGACTTTAATTTATGCACATTATATATCTCAAAGTATAACAATCTGATGCTTATCGTGCAACGAATAAAAAGGCACATTATCGAGCTTAGGATTTGAGCAGAAGGAATGACCAATAGACACAAATCTTTAGTACTATATATACCGAAAAttcatgtataattttttgaaaaaaaaatatttatcttaacaaattgaaatttaaaaaaaaaacatcttttttattCCGAGGATCAACGTACAACTTTTTCatcaattaacaatttttttaaaaaaataaatctacgATAGTGAagcaaatattttcaaacaagaaaaataatagcatatttatttttgttgataaaattaCGTGAGTAGGGTTTTATGATCACCAAGTTAGAACATGTTTCAAGATTTACAAACTTTTATAGAAATGCTTAATTATACAATCGCCTAATACCAAGACTCTCACATTCGTATGAGATTCAAACAACATGCAATAATTCCTAAAAGAAAAATGCAATGCCatactaataaataagaaaaataaaatgtacgtatattgaaaaatataaaaagaagatacttttaatataaatggaaaaagaaaattgaaaggtatatttatgggaggagggtTGATGCAACGAAGGAAAGAATAAGCAGCGGGACAAAAAATGCATTAGAAGAAATCCCAGTTTTAATGATTGAAGCAATGCTTTTATGGAGCGACACCATGATATAAAAATGTTTCATGCATTAATTTCCTCTAACACGCAACGTACCCTGCACTCTGCACATTATAGCCTTCTCTCGTCACCGTTACATGGTTGAACGAATTCAAAGATGAAGTCAGGGAAGTTGGGAATTTTGGTTCTGCTCGTCTTGTTCAGCTCTTCTACTTGTTCCGCTTGGTTTGGTAGTAAACACAAAAGTTCAAGTGGAAGGAGCTCCTTTCGTCCAGATGAAGCATCGTCATCGTcatcgtcgtcgtcgtcgtcacCATACATACTAAACCGTTTTCGTGCTGGCTCATCGGTCGTGTTCCCGGTTCACGGCAATGTTTACCCAGTTGGGTACGTAAAAGGACCTtccttttttcttaatcttctttttgttcttcaGTTAATTCACTTTATGCCTTTCTTTCTCCTCTCCCCCGTTTTGTTCATCCCTTTTCTTGCTTGGGTTCTCTTTAAGTTCCcttctgttatatatatatatatatatatatatatatatatatatatatatatatatatatatatatatatatatatatatatatatatatatatttttatatatatataaaaaaatctctctAAGTATGAGTATATATCGCTCTCCATCCtgtacacataaaaaaaaatattttttttNNNNNNNNNNNNNNNNNNNNNNNNNNNNNNNNNNNNNNNNNNNNNNNNNNNNNNNNNNNNNNNNNNNNNNNNNNNNNNNNNNNNNNNNNNNNNNNNNNNNNNNNNNNNNNNNNNNNNNNNNNNNNNNNNNNNNNNNNNNNNNNNNNNNNNNNNNNNNNNNNNNNNNNNNNNNNNNNNNNNNNNNNNNNNNNNNNNNNNNNNNNNNNNNNNNNNNNNNNNNNNNNNNNNNNNNNNNNNNNNNNNNNNNNNNNNNNNNNNNNNNtattataagaaaatttcaacTATCTTCCTCTCATATAATATTACTATCTCCAAAACACtcttcatttaattaaaattttattaattttaatgatttctttttatttcttatatcaaGTCCAACAGAataagttagaaaaaaatattttaaattgagattaatataattaaatatgattaactaatttttttgttgacataaatcatttttttcctacACTTAAGGTCAGAGAGGATTATTGTATAACCAACTTGGTGTGACATGTTAAGCATATAATCAAGTCCCTTAATTATTTGGTCATATTTGATTTTCAATTCcttaaataaatcttaaatatgtatgtatgaaaaaatatttattaagaaatacAAGCATCTTAGATAGATCATATCTCACGAGATTAATTCAGTAGAAGGGttaaaaaaaccaataaattGGAATAAATAAAACACCTTAATATATGggttttctttccattttcattttatgtatCCTAATTGCCTCTAGTAAGGAAATACATGGATTCATGGAATCAGTTAATCAAAATTGTTTGATGAAGATCGAATAATTCGTACATCATTTTGGTAAACTCGACTTAAAATATAAACCATCCAATTCTCATCCAACGGTGTAGACTCATGAATGCCTGAATTAGTAAATGCAGGGAAATGATGGAAACTATTTCCGTTTTAATTAGTTCCATTCATATATTATATGTAggcaagttttttttaaaataaaattgacacaTCTTGAAATATGTATATGCATATGGCTCTAATATAAGTCACCGTTACATTCAACATTCACAGGTTTTATAATGTTACTCTCAACATCGGCCAACCACCCAGGCCATATTTTCTAGATATTGACACGGGTAGCGATCTCACCTGGCTTCAATGTGATGCCCCTTGTTCCCGTTGCTCTCAGGTGAATGAATATTCACTCACTACCAATGTTCAAAAATCACctgcaaaaattaataaagttttttttccctTGAAAACATGCCATATCAATTGGTTATGCTATTGTGGTGTACTTGTGCAATTGGTTAGCTAGAGAGCTATGACTTACGTTTTGATGTATTGAACCCTTTAAGCTCTTTATTATCATTCTGGTACATCTTGTACCAGTTTGAggcttttaataaatttcattttgccTCGTAACATGTCATATGAATTGAGATGAGATTGGAGGCTAGGCCCATCCTAGCAAATAAGATACATGTATGGTATTATTAATCTGTTTGATTACAATCTCCTACTAATATTAGTCTTAAATATTTGTTGCTTATTTTCAGACACCACATCCACTATACAGACCCAGCAATGACTTAGTGCCCTGCAGGCATGCCCTCTGTGCATCCTTGCACCTCAGTGATAACTACGACTGTGAAGTCCCACATCAATGTGACTACGAAGTTCAGTATGCAGATCATTACTCATCCCTTGGTGTACTTCTCCATGATGTCTACACTCTCAACTTTACAAATGGAGTCCAACTCAAAGTTCGTATGGCACTTGGGTTAGTATCATCATATCTCAAAccattttttactttcttactTTTATGCTTTATATTTTCAGACTTCAGAAATATCATTTGATCATGACAACAACCTTGCATACTCATTATGAGTGTACCACATGTATTTTGTTGAGAAGTAAAAGTTCTTTAGtttatcttatttctttttttaattcctttttgcAGGTGTGGATATGATCAGATTTTTCCAGATCCTTCTCACCACCCATTAGATGGAATGCTTGGCCTTGGCAGGGGAAAAACCAGCTTGACATCACAGCTGAATAGTCAGGGTTTGGTAAGAAATGTGATTGGGCACTGTTTGAGTGCACAAGGAGGAGGGTATATCTTCTTTGGAGATGTGTATGATTCTTTTAGACTAACTTGGACTCCAATGTCATCCAGAGATTAGTAAGTAGTCATTTTACATTTTCCATATGTATTGTCAATTCTTTCTCTTGACTGAGATCTCATTTTTGTTATCTGTCTCAGCAAACATTACTCAGTCGCAGGGGCAGCTGAACTCCTTTTTGGAGGGAAGAAAAGTGGGGTTGGAAATCTTCATGCTGTTTTTGACACTGGGAGTTCTTACACCTATTTTAACTCTTATGCTTACCAAGTACTAATTTCTTGGGTCAGTTGAAAACATTCACTAATAATCCCTAAATTTCAAGCATTTTACAACGCACGTGACATTACTAAGATGATATCATGTCAATTTTCATCATGCAAGATTTGAATTGCTCGAAGAAAgacaaaatagaaataaagcATTTCTTCAATAGTACAAGAAAATATTGACATGTTACTTAACATGGATCTTTCCCTTTAATTTCCACATGTAGTTGAAGAAGGAATCAGGTGGAAAGCCCCTAAAAGAAGCACATGATGATCAAACTCTCCCTCTTTGTTGGCGTGGTAGAAGACCTTTCAGAAGCATATACGAAGTGAGAAAATACTTCAAGCCAATTGTGCTTAGTTTCACCAGCAACGGGAGAAgtaaagctcaatttgaaatgcTTCCTGAAGCATATCTGATAGTATCAGTGAGTCCCACCTAATCAATTCCTTCTAGATTGACCTTTTTAGTGCAAGTAAAAGATACATTTTATGTGTGAAGGCTAATAAATTGTTCTGCCAGAACATGGGAAATGTTTGCTTGGGCATTCTAAACGGCTCTGAAGTAGGGATGGGGGATCTGAACCTAATCGGAGGTAGGAATGTTGTAActatctctttttcttctgaTGCTTGTTCTGGATAATGGATATTATCACTTGTAGTGTCACTGTTCTTAGATTGTTTAGCAGTTAATTAACCAAAACTCTAAATGAAAAACTGCATTATAAAATCTCTGGTCCTGTTTATGCAGACATATCCATGCTAAACAAAGTGATGGTATTTGACAACGACAAGCAGTTGATTGGTTGGGCACCAGCAGATTGTGACCAGGTTCCAAAATccagagatgtcagcatttgATCACAAAATATAACTCCTCCGCTCAATTTACACCTATATGATCATCAAATAGTAGCTATTAGGGTGGCTGTATAATACGAGTGTTAATCTGCTTGATTAGATAGCCATATGCTGTGTTTAATAGTAGTATATTGGCACGTGGTATAGAGGTCTACCCTGATTATTGCTGTTTATAATCTATATATTGGACTGGTTACACTTACTAAGTAACCAGCCATAAAAAATCATCATAGTACATTAGTTTGATTCCACGGCTTTGAGGATTTGATTTGGAATGGCAAAGCGAGGAGTCAAAAAAGAGTAATGCAGGTTGATGCAAATATTAGATGCATCTCTTGattctataattaattatagacAATTTTATAAACCGGATAGTTCCATAAACATTATCAActtattattttagtaaatgGGCAGTTGATTTgtgttttgaatattttgattattttactgcAAGTTCTTTTCTTTTGGCATTGTTTCTGTTCTGTTCTGCCCATAACGACATTTACTTCAGAGATAAAGACAAAGTCATATATGGTACGAAGTGTCAAACATGTACACTCGAGGCCAGGCTAGGCTGCACCATCATTTCCATCCTTGGAAAGCAAGATTTTTCATTCAGTTGTTTCCTTTGAATGGAAAAGTAGAAAGTTgtatattacaaaatatatgaaaaaatcatATGCTGGAATAGCAATGGAACAAGAATTTTCCTAAGTGAGTCCTTACACCCACACATTAACCCTCCAATAACCTATCATCAATTTGCTCACTTACTTTTTACTTACTGCAGCACCTAATCTCCttctctcattttttctttacaCCAAGAACCAATCCAAATAGCCCATTTCAGCCGAATTCAACATTCCCTCATCTCTCTAGAACAAAGAATAAGAATAGTTGCTAAGCTTGGCCTAGCCCACATCACATGTTAGGTGCAATGCAATTGCATACAAATGCTgacttttccttttaaaaaaataataaaacaaagatATTTGCGGGTCCCATGTTGCTCAAAACGTTTCGTTTTCAGTTTTCACATCTTCTGTAGGTACATGAACATGTCCTGCAAGGGCGAGAGCTGGCCCATTTGATACTGAACAGTGCCAAAAAGGTAATCATCCACGGAAAGGTTATTATCGTCCAAgtaattaaactgaaaatcaaaCGCGTTTTCTAGCTTTAGGTCCAGATCATCGTTCCACTTGGGGTCGCTCTGCACCTCCCTCTCGCACGTGACATCGGGCGAAACCACGTGCTCCGAACTGCTCGAGTCCGTGTTCAACCTTGGCACCGAATCCGAAGTCTCCATGTACAATTGCTCATTTCCTAGCTTATGAATCTCTGGCTTCGTCTCGTTCTCGTGCTCAAAACTATGAACCATCTCAACATTCATCTTCGCTGCGCCTGTGTTGTATTTCTCAATCTTCCCTTTCTTGTTGTAGATTCGACACAACACCCAATCATCAAGCTGTGCACcataacacaacaaaatcagatccttctttataaaaattatagaacaaGACTTATGCAATTCTAATTTTGATTGGGAAACAATTAAAATTGCATATGTTATATAAGTGAAACTCTAATTGTGATTAAAAACGAAAACTTTTTATGCTAGACCCGCTTGGTTGATTAAAAAACACTTAAGCAAACTAATCTAGATTTTAGTGAAATTCCAATTTGGGACATACCCTcaagttgttgttttttttcttggagGCAGATCGGTCAACATTGGCGAGGCGATATTCGTGCATAATCCAATTGGTTTTCACACCTTTGGGGGCTTTTCCGGCGTAAAAAACCAGAGCTTTCTTGATCCCAAGCGCTTTCGGTTTTCCGATCGGTTTATCAGCGCCGGTGGCTTTCCAATAGCCGCTTCCGGCGGCGCGGTTCGGCCGTGAACCGTTCGGGTATTTCCGGTCCCGAGGAGAAAAGAAGTACCATTCTTTCTCGCCGTAAAAACCAATTTCTGCATTGACCAACTCATAATCAATCAATTGAACTAAACGATACAATTGGAATTGGTTTCACACAAAACGAAACCCATAAGAAACTAAACGAACCTGGAAGCTGCCATGGATCAAACTTGTACAAATCGACCTCTTTGATGACGGGAACCGCGATTGGTTGACCAGCGCACTTCCTACACAAGTAGTGATTCACCAATTCTTCATCAGTGGGGTGAAATCTGAACCCAGGTGGCAACTCTAATTCTCCCTTCATTCGCGCGcgtttcttcttctctttcttcttgtGTGTTCTTCTTCCCTTTTAACTGAAGATTCTTCTAATTTGCAagctttttgttgttgttgttgttgattatgttggttttcttcttcttcttcttggctCTGCTTTGCTCTGCGACTGCGATTTGAAACGTATGAGAGAGGACACACTGGGTGGTTTTTATAGCGTGAAGGAACAAAACAAACAGAGTAATTTCGACACGTGCGTTATTGAGGTGGAGGCCAAATCCATttgacaattaatttaataaaaataataaacaaaattatatttttaatctctaatcGTCTTCAATTCCAATATGAatgataaaaatgtattatagTTGTGaatgtatataataaattttattatatacaatctttctttaatttattaaccAATATCTTAAATAGATTAAGAAGCCTATGTTATTAGTGTGTGACAAGGTTTGACATTGATTAGGATGAGCGTAGCCGCCACGTAGCAGTGGTGGAGTGGGCGTGGCGCACGTGAGAGTGTTGGTGGCTTTGGATGTTCTGTCATGGCTTGCGTCACTTGTCGTGCCGTACCTTATATTTTCAAATGTCGGCTCCATAGTTATTAGCGATGGTTGACTACTATGCTGGATAGACGATAGTAATTATTGTGTCTATCTAGTCCACCCACCCAAGCGTGTCGTGTTCCTTACTCTACCCATTAACGTTGTGCCTCGTGTCAACGTATTGTGAATCTTTAGCGTGGCACCACCACATTCTCTTAAGAGAATTACTCATCATTTCTTTTTGGTCCCCTTTTTGCTCCTTTATTATTAGTTCCttttaaagaattgaaaataaaaaaatatcagagaatatttttagttatattctattataaatttaatattttataattcatttcTTAATTAGGATACTTGTTGTTAGCAAAGTTGCAATGtgcatttttgtaaaaattaattaatacgaGGAACTAATGTAAAGtgacataattaataaataatattatttcttaaatacatgatcaaaatatttgattataaattcatgcatatgaagaagaaaatatatatgttgAGAATAAACTAATCTTTTAACTAGTTTTTAGTATatcaaaagattaatttttaattttaaatcgaAAGAtactctaattaaataaaataatgagggataatagataatatagaaatttggttttttttaacacacataTGGAATTTGTTCAACATaaatagttattaatttttatgaaaactagaatattaattaaatttctgatttcttattttacaagtttgtacATAGATCGAGAAAACGAAATGGAGAGAGTAaaagttcataatttttttatattacgaATTTCTTAAGCACGCTTGatggaaataaaacaaaatatagctCATTTTATTAGAACACACATATGTATTTTGTTCAACATAAATGGTTGATATTGAAAAGACTACAAgttattaagaattaaaaagttGAGTTGAATACTGAAAGATAAGTtgatttattgaattaaaaatatttattaaattcaacTAATAATTAGctaataaatataaagagaaacaaaatattcatgtgtataataatttaaattttaagtaaaaaaatagtggtggtaaaattacaattattaaaataacattttagctttgaaaatttatattagaTCCTGAAATTTAATGTAATATGTCAGATGGTGAcaaattttgtaatattaagacaaatattttacatcaattgctttataactgatttaaaaatactttctaAATAGGTTATACTAAGAATTAATAAAGAAAGTATTTTATTTCTCAATCACTTACATACAAATTTACACTTAAagaagacttaaatatattaaagattgataaaataaaagagagaagaagCTAAAGAAATTGGCATCCCTATTGTatca encodes the following:
- the LOC100812524 gene encoding aspartic proteinase Asp1, whose protein sequence is MKSGKLGILVLLVLFSSSTCSAWFGSKHKSSSGRSSFRPDEASSSSSSSSSSPYILNRFRAGSSVVFPVHGNVYPVGFYNVTLNIGQPPRPYFLDIDTGSDLTWLQCDAPCSRCSQTPHPLYRPSNDLVPCRHALCASLHLSDNYDCEVPHQCDYEVQYADHYSSLGVLLHDVYTLNFTNGVQLKVRMALGCGYDQIFPDPSHHPLDGMLGLGRGKTSLTSQLNSQGLVRNVIGHCLSAQGGGYIFFGDVYDSFRLTWTPMSSRDYKHYSVAGAAELLFGGKKSGVGNLHAVFDTGSSYTYFNSYAYQVLISWLKKESGGKPLKEAHDDQTLPLCWRGRRPFRSIYEVRKYFKPIVLSFTSNGRSKAQFEMLPEAYLIVSNMGNVCLGILNGSEVGMGDLNLIGDISMLNKVMVFDNDKQLIGWAPADCDQVPKSRDVSI
- the LOC100814504 gene encoding NAC transcription factor; the encoded protein is MKGELELPPGFRFHPTDEELVNHYLCRKCAGQPIAVPVIKEVDLYKFDPWQLPEIGFYGEKEWYFFSPRDRKYPNGSRPNRAAGSGYWKATGADKPIGKPKALGIKKALVFYAGKAPKGVKTNWIMHEYRLANVDRSASKKKNNNLRLDDWVLCRIYNKKGKIEKYNTGAAKMNVEMVHSFEHENETKPEIHKLGNEQLYMETSDSVPRLNTDSSSSEHVVSPDVTCEREVQSDPKWNDDLDLKLENAFDFQFNYLDDNNLSVDDYLFGTVQYQMGQLSPLQDMFMYLQKM